One Halomonas sp. THAF5a genomic region harbors:
- the glmS gene encoding glutamine--fructose-6-phosphate transaminase (isomerizing) has translation MCGIVSAVAERNVQGILLEGLKRLEYRGYDSAGMTVRSPEGRLQRQRALGKVAALEERLAAQPLPGRSGIAHTRWATHGRPSEANAHPHQSGERLAVVHNGIIENHEALRRELEAEGYVFTSETDTEVIAHLLERETRREGDLLGAVQGVLALLDGAYALGVIHTDEPDVVIGARKGSPLVVGVGIDEAFLASDPLALLQVTDRFLYLQEGDAVRLSRGGVIEVVDADGYVVEREVQTFEHGDGAASKGDYRHFMLKEIHEQPAVIAAALEGRLGERSALVESFGPEAEALFGRVRQIHIVACGTSYHAGMVARYWLERYTGVPVQVEVASEYRYRQVVVPEGTLFVTLSQSGETADTLAALRFAKDRGYLASLAICNVPGSSLVRESDLTLMTQAGPEIGVASTKAFTTQLTGLMLLTLALGRIRGLEASEQASLVDALRALPSLVARVLALDPAIEALAMAFAEKHHALFLGRGAHFPVALEGALKLKEISYIHAEAYPAGELKHGPLALVDSEMPVISVAPNDELLDKLKSNLQEVRARGGELFVFADEGVGLAEEEGVHLLHVPHVHEALAPILYTVPLQLLSYHVAVLKGTDVDQPRNLAKSVTVE, from the coding sequence ATGTGTGGAATCGTCAGCGCCGTTGCCGAACGCAACGTCCAGGGCATCCTGCTGGAGGGGCTGAAGCGCCTGGAGTACCGCGGCTATGACTCGGCCGGGATGACGGTGCGCTCGCCCGAGGGCCGCCTGCAGCGCCAGCGCGCGCTGGGCAAGGTGGCCGCCCTGGAGGAGCGCCTCGCCGCCCAGCCGCTGCCGGGACGCAGTGGCATCGCCCATACCCGCTGGGCCACCCACGGCCGCCCCAGCGAGGCCAACGCCCATCCCCACCAGTCCGGCGAGCGCCTGGCCGTGGTGCACAACGGCATCATCGAGAACCACGAGGCCCTGCGCCGGGAGCTCGAGGCGGAGGGCTACGTCTTCACCTCCGAGACCGATACCGAGGTCATCGCCCACCTGCTGGAGCGCGAGACCCGCCGTGAGGGCGACCTGCTCGGCGCGGTGCAGGGGGTGCTGGCCCTTCTCGACGGGGCCTACGCCCTGGGCGTAATCCATACCGACGAGCCCGATGTGGTCATCGGGGCGCGCAAGGGCAGCCCGCTGGTGGTGGGCGTGGGCATCGACGAGGCCTTCCTCGCCTCCGACCCGCTGGCGCTGCTGCAGGTCACCGACCGCTTTCTCTACCTCCAGGAGGGCGACGCGGTGCGCCTCTCCCGGGGCGGGGTGATCGAGGTGGTCGATGCCGACGGGTACGTGGTCGAGCGCGAGGTGCAGACCTTCGAGCACGGCGACGGCGCGGCCAGCAAGGGCGACTACCGCCACTTCATGCTCAAGGAGATCCATGAGCAGCCGGCGGTGATCGCCGCCGCCCTGGAGGGGCGCCTGGGCGAGCGCTCGGCGCTGGTCGAGAGCTTCGGCCCCGAGGCCGAGGCGCTCTTCGGCCGGGTCCGGCAGATCCACATCGTGGCCTGTGGCACCAGTTATCACGCCGGCATGGTGGCCCGCTACTGGCTGGAGCGCTATACCGGGGTGCCGGTGCAGGTGGAGGTCGCCTCGGAGTACCGCTATCGCCAGGTGGTGGTACCCGAGGGCACGCTGTTCGTGACGCTCTCCCAGTCCGGCGAGACCGCCGACACCCTGGCGGCGCTGCGCTTCGCCAAGGATCGCGGCTACCTGGCCAGCCTGGCGATCTGCAACGTGCCGGGCAGCTCCCTGGTGCGCGAGTCGGACCTGACCCTGATGACCCAGGCCGGGCCCGAGATCGGCGTGGCCTCCACCAAGGCCTTCACCACCCAGCTGACCGGCCTGATGCTGCTGACCCTGGCGCTGGGCCGGATCCGGGGCCTCGAGGCCTCCGAACAGGCGAGCCTGGTGGACGCGCTGCGCGCTCTGCCGAGCCTGGTGGCGCGGGTACTGGCACTGGACCCGGCCATCGAGGCCCTGGCCATGGCCTTCGCCGAGAAGCACCATGCGCTCTTCCTGGGGCGCGGCGCCCACTTCCCCGTGGCCCTGGAGGGGGCACTGAAGCTCAAGGAGATCTCCTACATCCACGCCGAGGCCTATCCGGCCGGCGAGCTCAAGCACGGCCCCCTGGCACTGGTCGACAGCGAGATGCCGGTCATCTCGGTGGCGCCCAACGACGAGCTGCTCGACAAGCTCAAGTCCAATCTCCAGGAGGTGCGGGCCCGGGGGGGCGAGCTGTTCGTCTTCGCCGATGAGGGGGTGGGGCTGGCCGAGGAGGAGGGCGTTCACCTGCTGCACGTTCCCCACGTCCATGAGGCCCTGGCGCCGATCCTCTACACCGTGCCGCTGCAGCTGCTGAGCTATCACGTGGCGGTGCTCAAGGGCACCGACGTCGATCAGCCGCGCAACCTCGCCAAGTCCGTCACCGTGGAGTGA
- the mgtE gene encoding magnesium transporter — translation MSLSESLQTHKATLLAALEGEEARLPSLLPELRSADLAEILETLVEDDQDLPRALALFSRLPLERRASVIGHLSGDEQRAITEALDDEALLAILEQMGADERADLYKTLGDDRREALLRRMAHQEREALKRLASYAEGTAGALMTSDYVAIPAGLTVSRAMMRVRQTAPDAETVYQLYVVDPDGRLAGTLSLRQLMVARPGARVDDLMIHEVIHTRVDVPQEEVARIVARYDLLALPVVDAERRLIGIVTHDDAMDVVESEATEDIHKGMSIGALEGGVRRVPLWSLYRKRVFWLVLLVFGNLFSGAGIAYFEETIAAQVALVFFLPLLIGSGGNAGAQAATLTVRGMATGDVGIKDWGRLLGRELLVAGALGLTMALAVAPIGMFRAGEAVALVVAVSMITIVLFGSLLGMCLPFVLDRLGWDPATASAPLVTTLIDASGVVIYFGFATAILSTA, via the coding sequence ATGTCACTGAGCGAATCCCTGCAGACGCACAAGGCGACGCTGCTCGCCGCCCTGGAGGGGGAGGAGGCGCGCCTGCCGAGCCTGCTGCCGGAGCTGCGCTCCGCCGATCTCGCCGAGATCCTCGAGACCCTCGTCGAGGACGACCAGGACCTGCCCCGGGCCCTGGCGCTCTTCTCGCGGCTGCCGCTGGAGCGCCGCGCCAGCGTGATCGGGCACCTCTCCGGCGACGAGCAGCGGGCGATCACCGAGGCGCTGGACGACGAGGCCCTGCTGGCGATCCTCGAGCAAATGGGGGCCGACGAGCGGGCCGACCTCTACAAGACCCTGGGCGACGATCGTCGCGAGGCCCTGCTGCGGCGCATGGCGCACCAGGAACGCGAGGCGCTCAAGCGACTGGCGAGCTATGCGGAGGGCACCGCCGGCGCGCTGATGACCTCGGACTACGTGGCGATTCCCGCCGGCCTCACGGTCTCCCGGGCGATGATGCGGGTGCGACAGACCGCGCCGGATGCCGAGACCGTCTACCAGCTCTACGTCGTCGACCCCGACGGCCGCCTCGCCGGGACCCTGTCGCTGCGCCAGCTGATGGTGGCGCGGCCCGGGGCCCGGGTCGACGACCTGATGATCCATGAAGTTATCCACACCCGGGTGGACGTGCCCCAGGAGGAGGTGGCGCGCATCGTCGCCCGCTACGACCTGCTGGCGTTGCCGGTGGTCGACGCCGAGCGCCGGCTGATCGGCATCGTCACCCACGACGACGCCATGGACGTGGTCGAATCCGAGGCCACCGAAGATATCCACAAGGGGATGTCGATCGGCGCCCTGGAGGGCGGCGTGCGCCGGGTGCCGCTGTGGAGCCTGTACCGCAAGCGGGTGTTCTGGCTGGTGTTGCTGGTGTTCGGCAACCTCTTCTCCGGGGCGGGCATCGCCTACTTCGAGGAGACCATCGCCGCCCAGGTGGCGCTGGTGTTCTTCCTGCCGCTGCTGATCGGCAGCGGCGGCAACGCCGGCGCCCAGGCGGCCACGCTGACGGTACGCGGCATGGCCACCGGCGACGTGGGCATCAAGGACTGGGGCAGGCTGCTTGGCCGCGAGCTGCTGGTGGCGGGCGCCCTGGGGCTGACCATGGCCCTGGCGGTGGCGCCGATCGGGATGTTCCGCGCCGGGGAGGCGGTGGCCCTGGTGGTGGCGGTGAGCATGATTACCATCGTGCTGTTCGGGAGCCTGCTCGGCATGTGCCTGCCCTTCGTGCTCGATCGCCTGGGCTGGGATCCGGCCACCGCCTCGGCGCCGCTGGTCACGACCCTGATCGACGCCTCGGGGGTGGTGATCTACTTCGGTTTCGCCACCGCCATCCTGTCGACCGCCTGA
- the glmU gene encoding bifunctional UDP-N-acetylglucosamine diphosphorylase/glucosamine-1-phosphate N-acetyltransferase GlmU, whose product MTLDVVILAAGQGTRMRSSLPKVLHRLAGKPMVRHVIDTAEGLAAERTHVVVGHGAEHVREALAEVPTEGRLRFALQAEQKGTGHAVAQALEGLGEGKVLVLYGDVPLIRRETLVELLAHVDEQHLGLLTVTLEDPTGYGRILRNEAGEVVAIVEHKDASEAERAVRECNTGIMAMTASQLRRWLPSLSADNAQGEYYLTDVIAMAAAEGVRIATAQPARPQEVEGVNNRAQMARLERALQHDIAERLMEQGVALADPARLDVRGRLTCGHDVEIDVGCVFEGDVELGEGVRIGPHCVIRDSHIGAESVIEAHSVLEGAVVAGHNRVGPFARLRPGSRLAVGARVGNFVETKNAEVGEGSKINHLSYVGDARLGRDVNVGAGTITCNYDGANKHHTDIDDGAFIGSNTALVAPVSVGRGATVGAGSTIAKDVPEHALAVTRGRQISKPDWPRPTKRQES is encoded by the coding sequence ATGACGCTCGACGTGGTGATACTGGCAGCCGGGCAGGGGACCCGGATGCGCTCCTCCCTGCCCAAGGTGCTGCACCGCCTGGCCGGCAAGCCGATGGTGCGGCACGTGATCGATACCGCCGAGGGCCTCGCGGCCGAGCGCACCCATGTGGTGGTCGGTCACGGCGCCGAGCACGTGCGCGAGGCCCTGGCCGAGGTCCCGACCGAGGGCCGCCTGCGCTTCGCCCTGCAGGCCGAGCAGAAGGGCACCGGCCATGCCGTGGCCCAGGCCCTGGAGGGCCTCGGCGAGGGCAAGGTGCTGGTGCTCTACGGCGACGTGCCGCTGATCCGCCGCGAGACCCTGGTGGAACTGCTGGCGCATGTCGACGAGCAGCACCTGGGCCTGCTCACCGTCACCCTGGAGGACCCGACCGGCTACGGGCGCATCCTGCGCAACGAGGCCGGCGAGGTGGTGGCCATCGTCGAGCACAAGGATGCCTCCGAGGCCGAGCGGGCCGTGCGCGAGTGCAACACCGGCATCATGGCCATGACGGCGAGCCAGCTGCGCCGCTGGCTGCCGAGCCTCTCCGCCGACAACGCCCAGGGCGAGTACTACCTCACCGACGTCATCGCCATGGCCGCCGCCGAGGGCGTGCGCATCGCCACCGCCCAGCCGGCGCGTCCCCAGGAGGTCGAGGGCGTCAACAACCGCGCCCAGATGGCCCGCCTCGAGCGCGCCCTCCAGCACGACATCGCCGAGCGGCTGATGGAGCAGGGCGTGGCGCTCGCCGACCCGGCGCGGCTCGACGTGCGCGGGCGCCTGACCTGCGGCCACGACGTCGAGATCGACGTGGGCTGCGTCTTCGAGGGGGACGTCGAGCTCGGCGAGGGGGTGCGCATCGGCCCCCACTGCGTGATCCGCGACAGCCACATCGGCGCCGAGTCGGTGATCGAGGCCCACAGCGTCCTCGAGGGCGCCGTGGTGGCCGGTCACAACCGCGTCGGGCCCTTCGCCCGGCTGCGGCCCGGCTCGCGCCTAGCGGTCGGCGCCCGGGTCGGCAACTTCGTCGAGACCAAGAACGCCGAGGTGGGCGAGGGCAGCAAGATCAACCACCTGAGCTACGTCGGCGACGCCCGGCTGGGGCGCGACGTCAACGTCGGCGCCGGCACCATCACCTGCAACTACGACGGCGCCAACAAGCACCATACCGACATCGACGACGGCGCCTTCATCGGCTCCAACACCGCCCTGGTGGCGCCGGTAAGCGTCGGTCGCGGCGCCACCGTGGGCGCCGGCTCGACCATCGCCAAGGACGTGCCCGAGCATGCCCTGGCGGTCACGCGGGGACGACAGATCAGCAAGCCGGACTGGCCGCGGCCGACCAAGCGTCAGGAATCCTGA
- a CDS encoding sodium-dependent transporter: protein MSTKQHAHWSSRLTFILAATGSAVGLGNIWKFPYMVGDSGGAAFVLIYLLCIGLVGLPILVAEWLVGRRGQKNPANAMADLATAAGASRGWMIVGISGILGAFLILSFYSVIGGWSLYYTLSSVTGSFSGQDADGIGGLFSGMLANPGLLLAGHSVFMLLVIGIVARGVTKGLEGAVRSLMPALGVLLVVLVGYGMTTGYFGEALGFMFNPDFSKVDGGVILAAMGQAFFTLSLGMGIMMAYGSYLNEEINLLKTARTVIILDTVVALVSGLAIFPIVFANGLDLSSGPGLIFVTLPLAFGNMGGGVILGLMFFLLLTFAALTSAISLLEPVVEFVEERTPLSRFASTLVAGAATWALGIAALLAFNVWSDVLIFGLNVFDLLDTVTSKFLLPLTGLMAIVFVAWVLDREGVRQELGLGETGTKVWTVISRFIAPIGVIAVFVSSL, encoded by the coding sequence ATGTCCACTAAGCAACACGCACACTGGTCCTCCCGACTGACCTTTATTCTCGCGGCCACCGGCTCGGCGGTCGGTCTGGGCAATATCTGGAAGTTTCCCTACATGGTGGGCGACAGCGGCGGCGCCGCCTTCGTGCTCATCTACCTGCTCTGCATCGGCCTGGTCGGCCTGCCGATCCTGGTCGCCGAATGGCTGGTCGGCCGTCGAGGCCAGAAGAACCCGGCCAACGCCATGGCCGACCTGGCCACGGCGGCCGGCGCCTCCCGCGGCTGGATGATCGTCGGCATCAGCGGCATCCTCGGGGCCTTTCTGATCCTCTCCTTCTACAGCGTGATCGGCGGCTGGTCGCTCTACTACACCCTGAGCTCGGTGACCGGGTCCTTCAGCGGCCAGGACGCCGACGGCATCGGCGGGCTGTTCAGCGGCATGCTGGCGAACCCCGGCCTGCTGCTGGCGGGGCACTCGGTGTTCATGCTGCTGGTGATCGGCATCGTCGCCCGCGGCGTGACCAAGGGGCTGGAGGGCGCCGTGCGCAGCCTGATGCCGGCGCTGGGCGTGCTGCTGGTGGTGCTGGTGGGCTACGGCATGACCACCGGCTACTTCGGCGAGGCGCTGGGCTTCATGTTCAACCCCGACTTCTCGAAGGTGGACGGCGGCGTGATCCTGGCGGCGATGGGCCAGGCCTTCTTCACCCTGTCGCTGGGCATGGGCATCATGATGGCCTATGGCTCCTACCTCAACGAGGAGATCAACCTGCTCAAGACCGCGCGGACCGTGATCATCCTCGACACCGTGGTGGCGCTGGTCTCCGGCCTGGCGATCTTCCCCATCGTCTTCGCCAATGGGCTGGATCTCAGCTCCGGCCCGGGCCTGATCTTCGTCACCCTGCCGCTGGCCTTCGGCAACATGGGCGGCGGCGTCATCCTCGGCCTGATGTTCTTCCTTCTGCTCACCTTCGCCGCCCTGACCTCCGCGATCTCGCTGCTCGAGCCGGTGGTGGAGTTCGTCGAGGAGCGCACGCCGCTGTCGCGTTTCGCCTCCACCCTGGTGGCCGGTGCGGCGACCTGGGCGCTGGGCATCGCCGCGCTGCTGGCGTTCAACGTCTGGAGCGACGTGCTGATCTTCGGCCTGAACGTCTTCGACCTGCTCGACACGGTGACCAGCAAGTTCCTGCTGCCGCTGACCGGCCTGATGGCGATCGTCTTCGTCGCCTGGGTGCTGGATCGTGAGGGCGTGCGCCAGGAGCTGGGCCTCGGCGAGACCGGCACGAAGGTCTGGACCGTGATCTCCCGCTTCATCGCGCCCATCGGCGTGATCGCGGTGTTCGTCTCCAGCCTCTGA
- a CDS encoding DUF72 domain-containing protein, with the protein MSPPRLHLGLPMWANPDWRGGLYPPHGGNDDRLADYARVFSAVEGNTTFYSGAPRPATVAAWARQAPPDFRFCFKLPGRLTHEKRLVDIEADLEAFFAALAPLHDRLGPTMVQLPREVGPEALPRLEALLAGWPAGLPCAVEVRHPEFFHKGGAETALNRLLITHGADRVMLDARSLFATPPEAHPGLARAQAEKPRLPLHVLSTGDFPLVRFIGHFDDAINERAFTPWIERLSLWIKQGKTPFLLVHTPDNRRAPDLARRLHGRLAERLALPPLATFPGASQAALF; encoded by the coding sequence ATGTCGCCGCCGCGCCTGCACCTGGGCCTGCCGATGTGGGCCAACCCCGACTGGCGCGGCGGCCTCTACCCGCCCCACGGCGGCAATGATGACCGGCTGGCCGACTACGCCCGGGTCTTCTCCGCCGTGGAGGGCAACACCACCTTCTACAGCGGGGCCCCGCGGCCCGCGACGGTGGCCGCCTGGGCGCGCCAGGCGCCGCCCGATTTCCGCTTCTGCTTCAAGCTGCCGGGGCGCCTGACCCACGAGAAGCGCCTGGTGGACATCGAGGCCGACCTCGAGGCCTTCTTCGCGGCGCTCGCGCCCCTGCACGACCGGCTCGGGCCGACCATGGTGCAGCTGCCCCGGGAGGTCGGCCCCGAGGCGCTGCCCCGGCTCGAGGCGCTGCTGGCGGGCTGGCCGGCGGGGCTACCCTGCGCCGTCGAGGTGCGCCACCCGGAATTCTTCCACAAGGGGGGCGCCGAGACGGCTCTCAACCGGTTGTTGATAACTCACGGGGCCGATCGGGTGATGCTCGATGCGCGCTCGCTCTTCGCCACGCCCCCCGAGGCCCATCCCGGCCTGGCGCGAGCTCAGGCCGAGAAGCCGCGACTCCCGTTACACGTGCTTTCCACGGGCGACTTCCCGCTGGTGCGCTTCATCGGTCACTTCGACGACGCCATCAACGAGCGGGCCTTCACCCCCTGGATCGAGCGCCTCTCCCTGTGGATAAAACAGGGGAAAACCCCTTTCCTCCTTGTGCACACGCCGGACAACCGCCGGGCCCCCGACCTCGCGCGTCGCCTGCATGGGCGGCTCGCCGAGCGCCTCGCCCTGCCGCCCCTGGCGACCTTCCCCGGCGCCTCTCAGGCGGCGCTGTTCTGA
- a CDS encoding undecaprenyl-diphosphate phosphatase, translating into MDWLQIFVLSIVQGLTEFLPISSSAHLILVPVFTDWDDQGLVFDVALHIGSLSAVVLYFRHELVGMTTSWCRSLAGRGTDDEARLAWWVILATIPVGLAGLAFEDVIQEVMRSPLVIAGGLIGFGLLLAWADWRRRGGRSEYRLTWRDALWIGGAQALALIPGTSRSGITMTAGLLLGLSREGSARFSFLLSIPVIVLAGGLEILHLAGAAAPVDWGALILGALLSGISAYLCIHFFLVFIQRIGMQPFVVYRLVLGVALLWLFGGA; encoded by the coding sequence ATGGACTGGCTACAGATCTTCGTCCTCTCCATCGTTCAGGGATTGACCGAGTTCCTGCCGATCTCCAGCTCCGCCCACCTGATCCTGGTCCCGGTCTTCACCGACTGGGACGACCAGGGCCTGGTCTTCGACGTCGCCCTGCACATCGGCAGCCTGAGCGCGGTGGTGCTCTACTTCCGCCACGAGCTGGTCGGCATGACCACCAGCTGGTGTCGCAGCCTGGCGGGGCGCGGCACCGACGACGAGGCGCGCCTGGCCTGGTGGGTGATCCTGGCCACCATCCCGGTGGGGCTCGCCGGGCTCGCCTTCGAGGACGTCATCCAGGAGGTCATGCGCTCGCCGCTGGTCATCGCCGGGGGGCTGATCGGCTTCGGGCTGCTGCTGGCCTGGGCCGACTGGCGGCGTCGCGGCGGCCGCAGCGAGTACCGCCTGACCTGGCGAGACGCCCTCTGGATCGGGGGCGCCCAGGCGCTGGCGCTGATTCCCGGCACCTCGCGCTCCGGCATCACCATGACCGCCGGTCTGCTGCTGGGCCTGAGCCGCGAGGGGTCGGCGCGCTTCTCCTTCCTGCTCTCGATCCCGGTCATCGTGCTCGCCGGCGGGCTGGAGATCCTCCACCTCGCCGGTGCCGCCGCGCCGGTGGACTGGGGCGCGCTGATCCTGGGGGCGTTGCTCTCGGGGATCAGCGCCTACCTGTGCATCCACTTCTTCCTGGTCTTCATCCAGCGGATCGGCATGCAGCCCTTCGTGGTCTATCGCCTCGTGCTGGGTGTCGCGCTGCTCTGGCTCTTCGGAGGGGCCTGA
- a CDS encoding F0F1 ATP synthase subunit epsilon, with the protein MTKSFKCEIVSAEASIYSGSAEQVVAAGAMGDLGILAGHTPLLTELAPGPVRIVHGGGEEDHYYVTGGFLEVQPDVVTVLADTAVRADDLDEAAAEEARQQALKAMSDKSAELDYSRATAELAEAVAQLRTIQQVRRKAGRG; encoded by the coding sequence ATGACGAAAAGCTTCAAGTGCGAGATCGTCAGCGCCGAGGCGTCGATCTACTCCGGGTCCGCCGAGCAGGTCGTGGCGGCCGGTGCCATGGGGGATCTGGGGATCCTGGCCGGGCACACGCCGCTGCTCACCGAGCTGGCGCCGGGCCCGGTACGGATCGTCCATGGCGGGGGTGAGGAAGATCACTACTACGTCACGGGCGGCTTCCTCGAGGTGCAGCCCGACGTGGTCACGGTGCTGGCGGATACCGCCGTGCGCGCCGACGACCTCGACGAGGCGGCCGCCGAAGAGGCTCGCCAGCAGGCGCTGAAGGCCATGAGCGACAAGTCCGCGGAGCTCGACTACAGTCGCGCCACCGCGGAACTCGCCGAGGCCGTGGCGCAGCTGCGGACCATTCAGCAGGTGCGTCGCAAGGCCGGCCGCGGCTAA
- a CDS encoding FAD:protein FMN transferase, with product MTYLRSLLLPLLLGLLLAGCSERDRPLASPVTLEGDIFGTFYQVSIADPLTQGEAQALEEGLLAELEAVDAAMSTWRDDAELMAFNRAPLGEWQPLSDHLIEVLAIGQSVAEASGGAFDMTIGDLVNLWSFGPEARPREVPDDAALAERLAEVGPDSLEVEAEARQARRLRDVFVDLSGVAKGHATDRVAAYLDRQGLEHYLVNLGGEIKVSGYRDAESTPWRIGIEVPRDGQPEARHVLALERIAVATSGDYRNYFEADGQRYSHTLDPRTGRPITHRLASATVVHPSDAWADAWATALLVLGEDDGMALARERGLAVLMLVREGEGWTSLASPAFAERFGREAMDDLGVTVVDGPASDMAEAPARPLE from the coding sequence ATGACCTACCTTCGTTCGCTGCTGCTGCCCCTGCTGCTCGGCCTGCTGCTGGCCGGTTGCTCCGAGCGCGACCGCCCCCTGGCGTCCCCGGTGACCCTCGAGGGCGATATCTTCGGCACCTTCTACCAGGTGAGCATCGCCGACCCCCTGACCCAGGGCGAGGCCCAGGCGCTCGAGGAGGGCCTGCTCGCCGAGCTCGAGGCGGTGGATGCCGCCATGTCGACCTGGCGAGACGACGCCGAGCTGATGGCCTTCAACCGTGCCCCCCTGGGCGAGTGGCAGCCGCTCTCCGACCACCTCATCGAGGTGCTGGCCATCGGCCAGTCGGTGGCCGAGGCGAGCGGCGGGGCCTTCGACATGACCATCGGCGACCTGGTCAACCTGTGGAGCTTCGGCCCCGAGGCGCGCCCCCGGGAGGTGCCGGACGACGCGGCGCTGGCCGAGCGGCTGGCCGAGGTCGGCCCCGACAGCCTTGAGGTCGAGGCCGAGGCCCGCCAGGCGCGCCGTCTGCGCGACGTCTTCGTCGACCTCTCCGGCGTCGCCAAGGGGCACGCCACCGACCGGGTCGCCGCCTATCTCGATCGCCAGGGGCTCGAACACTACCTGGTCAACCTGGGCGGCGAGATCAAGGTGAGCGGCTACCGCGATGCCGAGTCGACGCCCTGGCGGATCGGCATCGAGGTGCCCCGGGACGGCCAGCCCGAGGCCCGCCACGTGCTGGCCCTGGAGCGCATCGCGGTGGCCACCTCCGGCGACTACCGCAACTACTTCGAGGCGGACGGCCAGCGCTACTCCCACACCCTGGATCCGCGCACCGGCCGCCCCATCACGCATCGCCTGGCCTCGGCGACGGTGGTGCACCCCTCCGATGCCTGGGCCGATGCCTGGGCCACCGCGCTGCTGGTGCTGGGCGAGGACGATGGCATGGCGCTGGCTCGGGAGCGAGGACTCGCCGTGCTGATGCTGGTGCGCGAGGGCGAGGGGTGGACCAGCCTGGCGAGCCCGGCCTTCGCGGAACGCTTCGGCCGCGAGGCGATGGACGACCTGGGCGTGACGGTGGTCGACGGCCCCGCGAGTGACATGGCGGAGGCACCCGCCCGCCCCCTAGAATAG
- a CDS encoding PA3496 family putative envelope integrity protein, whose translation MRNVERLSSLKSELLDIFMSMEVVEHEQRSRSAAQRNLRARRGIELHNEFKRLSQEIAPLPEETLAEDEMH comes from the coding sequence ATGCGTAATGTCGAACGGTTATCCTCCCTCAAGAGTGAACTCCTCGACATCTTCATGAGCATGGAAGTGGTCGAGCACGAACAGCGGTCGCGCAGCGCCGCCCAGCGCAACCTGCGCGCCCGCCGCGGCATCGAGCTGCACAACGAATTCAAGCGCCTCTCCCAGGAGATCGCTCCGCTTCCGGAGGAGACGCTGGCGGAAGACGAGATGCACTGA